A single Lancefieldella parvula DSM 20469 DNA region contains:
- a CDS encoding DUF6508 domain-containing protein, translated as MFEGLTKHLPAIEKAERFGNWVVDRESKGTMDDPIQMPYVDYETTVTNVDQAIYDFADGHPEYELTHYRDILERNGLEWGRQAMSRADVSDLDGQAVMALLLGAVRAERFCDGALLGFFEDGSIRRWLLRLREIDNGGSNER; from the coding sequence GTGTTTGAAGGACTGACGAAGCACCTGCCTGCCATTGAGAAAGCCGAGAGATTTGGCAACTGGGTCGTAGACCGAGAGAGCAAGGGCACCATGGATGACCCAATCCAGATGCCTTACGTGGACTACGAAACGACAGTCACGAATGTTGACCAGGCAATCTATGACTTTGCGGACGGGCATCCCGAATATGAACTCACGCATTACCGCGACATACTCGAGCGCAACGGGCTCGAGTGGGGCAGACAGGCAATGTCCAGAGCAGACGTGTCGGATCTCGACGGCCAGGCGGTGATGGCACTTCTGCTGGGAGCCGTGAGGGCAGAACGCTTCTGCGACGGAGCACTACTTGGCTTCTTTGAGGACGGGAGCATTAGACGCTGGCTGTTGAGGCTGCGCGAGATTGACAATGGAGGCAGCAATGAGCGATGA
- the mcrC gene encoding 5-methylcytosine-specific restriction endonuclease system specificity protein McrC produces MIRIQNIYHMLAYAFQTLQGQGYRDIAAEEFGNTTELLAEILARGVSLQLKRGLGQEYIDREEALSSPRGKIELSESLKTRSILRRQLVCSYDEFSTDTRMNRILKATIALLVRSDIDKVRKKALRRLLPYFVDVGDVDLEHEDWHMRFDRNNQAYRMLMNVCWLVVKGLLQTQEDGSIRMMDLLDEQRMSHLYEKFILEYYRREHPKLSAGAPYIDWALDDGFDDMLPAMHTDIMLEQGRTVLIIDAKYYSRTMQQQFDKRSVHSSNLYQIFTYVKNKEVELSSTLKAHSVSGMLLYAKTDEEIQPDGVYQMSGNQISVRTLDLNQPFEEIRSQLDGIAKAHFSKEAACV; encoded by the coding sequence GTGATTCGGATACAGAACATCTACCACATGCTCGCCTACGCGTTCCAGACGCTGCAGGGGCAGGGCTACCGCGACATAGCCGCCGAGGAGTTTGGAAACACCACCGAGCTCCTCGCTGAGATACTGGCGCGGGGTGTGAGCTTGCAGCTAAAGCGAGGCCTCGGTCAAGAGTATATCGACCGCGAGGAGGCGCTCTCCTCCCCGAGGGGAAAGATAGAGCTGTCCGAGTCTCTGAAGACACGCTCGATCCTGCGCAGGCAGCTGGTCTGCAGCTACGACGAGTTCAGCACGGACACGCGCATGAACCGCATCCTCAAGGCGACGATTGCGCTCCTGGTCCGCTCGGACATCGACAAGGTACGCAAGAAGGCGCTCAGGCGGCTGCTACCGTACTTCGTGGACGTGGGCGACGTAGACCTTGAACATGAGGACTGGCACATGCGCTTCGACCGGAACAATCAGGCCTACCGCATGCTCATGAATGTGTGCTGGCTGGTCGTGAAGGGCCTCCTCCAGACGCAGGAAGACGGAAGCATCCGCATGATGGACCTCCTCGACGAGCAGCGCATGAGCCACCTGTACGAGAAGTTCATCCTCGAGTACTACAGGCGCGAGCACCCGAAACTCTCCGCAGGGGCTCCATACATCGATTGGGCTCTCGACGACGGCTTCGATGACATGCTCCCCGCCATGCACACTGACATAATGCTCGAGCAGGGCAGGACTGTCCTCATCATCGACGCGAAGTACTACAGCCGCACAATGCAACAGCAGTTTGACAAGCGAAGCGTCCATTCGAGTAACTTGTACCAGATCTTCACCTACGTGAAGAACAAGGAAGTGGAGCTTTCCAGTACCCTCAAAGCCCACAGTGTATCGGGCATGCTGCTCTACGCAAAGACCGACGAAGAAATCCAGCCTGATGGCGTGTACCAGATGAGCGGCAACCAGATAAGCGTGAGGACGCTCGATCTCAACCAGCCTTTCGAGGAGATACGCTCGCAGCTCGATGGAATTGCCAAGGCACATTTCTCAAAGGAGGCAGCCTGTGTTTGA
- a CDS encoding McrB family protein codes for MDNVAIQIDSQHSWTGFYQKLADKLLAYRNDRQTLISMLNDAYSRTGMQLPKLEADELNDIDPFTVFGLFNKGITDANRRKIIAVIAEVFDIGADQPTDFEGIPVLNNLNATFYAFANDERRSEHDIDNLWSVFEAELALDADDSEENRKAFVDAFDATVIQFSLGWKLTMGLYWARPYSFISLDSRNRWFMADVAKTGSAIANAVPKEKDSPVHDGERYLAICDTIKSELRSEECPYTDFPSLTAAAFVESERVNQERKAAEKAAAVKAEENALGDEGIRTTHYWTYSPGDGAARWDDFYARGIMGIGWSKLGNVEQYASKEDIRKSLRTLYSSKFSQKNSALALWQFSRELKPGDVVFAKRGRSVIIGRGVVEGDYQFDDNGDSYPNIRKVRWTHGGEWQTEDLLAMKTLTDITAYPDLVAKLDSFFEDEDGEPEEGSGAVEYPAYTPEDFLSEVYMDAERYRTLANVLRAKKNIILQGAPGVGKTFAAKRLAYSMMGVKDAERVMMVQFHQSYSYEDFIEGFRPNAQGFDLEKGTFYSFCKKAQDDSDNDYFFIIDEINRGNLSKIFGELFMLIENDKRGPRNTLQLLYSHELFYVPSNVYLIGMMNTADRSLAMLDYALRRRFAFFEL; via the coding sequence GTGGACAACGTGGCGATACAGATAGACAGTCAACACTCGTGGACGGGCTTCTACCAGAAACTCGCAGACAAGCTGCTGGCTTACAGGAATGACCGACAGACACTCATCTCCATGTTGAACGACGCGTATTCGCGCACTGGGATGCAACTGCCCAAGCTCGAGGCAGATGAGCTGAATGATATTGACCCGTTCACCGTCTTCGGCCTTTTCAATAAGGGCATCACGGATGCAAACCGACGGAAGATCATCGCAGTCATCGCCGAGGTGTTCGACATTGGGGCAGACCAGCCCACGGACTTTGAGGGCATCCCCGTGCTCAACAATCTCAACGCGACCTTCTATGCCTTCGCCAACGACGAACGGCGCAGTGAGCACGACATCGATAACCTCTGGAGCGTGTTCGAAGCCGAACTCGCGCTAGACGCGGATGATAGCGAAGAGAACCGCAAGGCATTCGTCGATGCATTCGATGCCACAGTCATCCAGTTTTCGCTTGGCTGGAAGCTCACCATGGGCCTCTACTGGGCAAGGCCCTATAGCTTCATCAGTTTGGATTCGCGCAACCGCTGGTTTATGGCCGACGTCGCAAAGACCGGTAGCGCCATCGCCAACGCCGTGCCGAAGGAGAAGGACTCGCCAGTTCACGACGGAGAGCGCTACCTCGCCATTTGCGACACCATTAAGTCGGAGCTTAGAAGCGAAGAGTGCCCGTATACAGACTTCCCCTCGCTGACAGCTGCCGCCTTCGTGGAGTCCGAGCGCGTCAACCAGGAGAGGAAGGCTGCCGAGAAGGCAGCAGCTGTGAAAGCGGAGGAAAACGCCCTCGGAGACGAGGGTATCAGGACCACGCACTACTGGACCTACTCCCCGGGAGACGGCGCCGCTAGGTGGGACGACTTCTACGCGCGCGGCATCATGGGCATCGGCTGGAGCAAGCTCGGCAACGTCGAGCAGTACGCCAGCAAGGAAGACATCCGCAAGAGCCTGCGCACCCTGTACAGCAGCAAGTTCTCGCAGAAGAATTCCGCACTCGCGCTCTGGCAGTTCTCTCGTGAGTTGAAGCCGGGCGATGTCGTCTTCGCGAAGCGGGGCCGCAGCGTGATCATAGGCCGCGGCGTCGTCGAGGGGGACTACCAGTTCGACGACAATGGCGACTCCTACCCGAACATCCGCAAGGTACGCTGGACGCACGGCGGAGAGTGGCAAACAGAAGACCTCCTCGCCATGAAGACCCTGACGGACATCACCGCCTATCCCGACCTCGTCGCGAAGCTCGACTCGTTCTTCGAGGACGAGGACGGCGAACCCGAGGAAGGCTCAGGCGCAGTCGAATACCCGGCGTACACACCCGAGGACTTCCTCTCGGAGGTCTACATGGACGCCGAGCGCTACAGGACCCTCGCCAACGTCCTGCGCGCGAAGAAGAACATCATCCTGCAGGGCGCCCCGGGCGTGGGCAAGACCTTCGCCGCAAAGCGCCTGGCCTATTCCATGATGGGTGTGAAGGACGCCGAGCGCGTGATGATGGTGCAGTTCCACCAGAGCTACAGCTACGAGGACTTCATCGAGGGGTTCCGCCCGAATGCGCAGGGCTTCGACCTCGAGAAGGGCACGTTCTACAGCTTCTGCAAGAAGGCGCAGGACGACTCTGACAACGACTACTTCTTCATCATCGACGAGATCAACCGCGGTAACCTCTCGAAGATCTTCGGCGAGCTGTTCATGCTCATCGAGAACGACAAGCGCGGACCGAGGAACACGCTGCAGCTGCTCTACTCGCACGAACTGTTCTACGTCCCGAGCAACGTTTACCTCATAGGAATGATGAACACAGCTGACCGCTCACTCGCCATGCTCGACTACGCGCTGCGCCGCCGCTTCGCGTTCTTCGAGCTCTGA
- a CDS encoding type I restriction enzyme endonuclease domain-containing protein, with amino-acid sequence MKYSEFVNSSAAETELKEQLTGGDMIIMRIPKNFKEAGAAATNLRGISFSAFIRMCMIEELVNNKAQFADWSTREDIKSQLSMELTVLLYKNGYPPQWDEEVFEKVLEQAENMKKNNAVK; translated from the coding sequence GTGAAATATTCGGAGTTTGTGAACAGTAGCGCTGCTGAGACCGAGCTGAAAGAACAACTTACCGGCGGTGACATGATTATCATGCGCATCCCTAAAAATTTCAAGGAAGCGGGAGCAGCGGCTACGAACCTGCGCGGCATCAGCTTCAGCGCTTTTATCCGCATGTGCATGATCGAAGAGCTCGTGAACAACAAGGCGCAGTTCGCGGACTGGTCAACGCGCGAGGACATCAAGAGTCAGCTGAGTATGGAACTCACAGTATTGCTCTACAAGAACGGCTATCCGCCTCAGTGGGATGAGGAAGTGTTCGAGAAGGTGCTCGAGCAGGCCGAGAACATGAAGAAGAACAATGCCGTTAAGTAG
- a CDS encoding Mur ligase family protein: protein MTLHELLALFTSKNIEYTTAHFDAVDQNAQLTDVASDSREVIPGSLFVCKGASFSPAYLTSAVKAGAVAYLCQRSLAEELQAVAPNVAAIHVDDVRFAMAYVAAGVAGHPDKKLTTIGITGTKGKSTCSYMLRAILDGDEPYSKCGVIGGIEVFDGKDTQPAHNTTPEAPELWRHLKHAAEAGLPYVDMEISSQGLKYDRTVDLNLSVAVFLNIGTDHISPVEHPTFEDYFESKLKIFDLARVAVVNKNTMMFDQVMERAQRCEKVLTFSTTDSDATVWADEITPHQGMVTFTVHTPTWTSSAALPMSGLFNVENALAAITVADYLGIREKDAVLPLMNVKVPGRMELLSSPDNKVTGLVDYAHNKLSYQKLFSSTAKEFPGYGRYVVMGAVGGKAYNRRQELPEEAAKWADLMIYTTEDCNMEDPAVICAQMAEATPEGAAHKIILDRYDAIYEAVSAAYDDPRPSLVYLLAKGDEPFNIIGGKHVPWMTDAAAFKAAVRAKLDKRTGRAGRDNRS, encoded by the coding sequence ATGACATTACACGAGCTCCTGGCGCTCTTTACCAGCAAGAACATCGAGTACACTACCGCCCATTTTGATGCGGTTGATCAAAACGCACAGCTTACCGATGTTGCAAGCGATTCTCGTGAGGTCATCCCCGGTTCGCTGTTTGTTTGCAAGGGCGCGAGTTTCTCGCCAGCGTATCTGACAAGCGCGGTAAAGGCTGGAGCTGTTGCGTACCTTTGCCAGCGGTCACTTGCAGAAGAACTGCAGGCAGTAGCGCCAAACGTAGCTGCCATTCACGTGGATGACGTGCGCTTTGCCATGGCCTATGTGGCCGCAGGCGTTGCGGGACATCCCGACAAGAAGCTCACTACCATCGGTATTACGGGTACAAAGGGCAAGTCTACCTGCTCGTATATGCTGCGCGCCATCCTTGACGGCGACGAGCCGTACTCCAAGTGCGGCGTGATCGGCGGCATCGAGGTATTTGACGGCAAGGACACGCAGCCCGCGCACAACACCACACCCGAGGCTCCTGAGCTGTGGCGCCACCTCAAGCACGCCGCGGAGGCCGGCCTCCCCTACGTTGACATGGAGATTTCCAGCCAGGGACTCAAGTACGACCGCACAGTTGACCTCAACCTGAGTGTTGCGGTGTTCCTAAACATTGGAACCGATCATATTTCCCCTGTTGAACACCCTACTTTTGAAGATTACTTTGAGAGCAAGCTGAAGATTTTTGACCTTGCTCGCGTGGCTGTTGTCAACAAGAACACTATGATGTTTGACCAGGTCATGGAGCGTGCACAGAGGTGCGAGAAGGTCCTGACCTTCTCCACAACCGATTCCGACGCCACCGTTTGGGCGGACGAGATCACCCCTCACCAGGGCATGGTTACCTTTACCGTGCACACGCCAACCTGGACCAGCAGCGCCGCACTGCCTATGTCCGGTCTCTTCAACGTGGAGAACGCTCTTGCGGCAATCACCGTTGCTGACTACCTGGGCATTCGCGAGAAGGACGCTGTGCTTCCGCTGATGAACGTTAAGGTGCCAGGCCGCATGGAGCTGCTGAGCTCGCCCGACAACAAGGTCACGGGCTTGGTCGACTACGCTCACAACAAACTTTCCTATCAGAAGCTTTTCTCGTCAACTGCTAAGGAATTCCCTGGTTATGGCCGCTATGTGGTCATGGGAGCCGTTGGCGGCAAGGCGTACAACCGTCGTCAGGAGCTGCCAGAAGAGGCCGCCAAGTGGGCGGATCTGATGATTTACACCACCGAGGACTGCAACATGGAAGATCCTGCGGTGATTTGCGCACAAATGGCCGAAGCCACGCCCGAGGGCGCCGCGCACAAGATTATCCTTGACCGCTACGACGCCATTTACGAGGCGGTTTCCGCTGCTTACGACGACCCTCGTCCGTCGCTGGTGTACCTGCTTGCCAAGGGCGACGAGCCGTTCAACATTATCGGCGGCAAGCACGTTCCGTGGATGACGGACGCTGCTGCGTTCAAGGCTGCCGTTCGTGCCAAGCTGGACAAACGAACCGGTCGCGCGGGACGCGATAACCGCAGTTAA
- a CDS encoding phosphoketolase, with product MAQPVYGTPWQTLNQPVSEEELAGVDRYWRAANYLSVGQIYLRSNPLMKDGFSREDVKHRLVGHWGTTPGLNFLFGHVNRFIRDHNQNTIFLMGPGHGGPAGTAQSLLDGTYRETYPFITDDEEGLQKFFRRFSYPGGIPSHYAPETPGSIHEGGELGYTLSHAYGAVLDNPSLLAVAVVGDGEAETGPLATSWQTNKFMDPLTDGIVLPILHLNGYKIANPTILARISDGERDEFFRGMGYHPYNFVAGFDDEDHASIHRRFAALLEAVFNEICAIKTRAAAGDASRPYYPMIIFRTPKGWTCPPYIDGKKTEGSWRAHQVPLASARDTEAHFQVLRDWMSSYNPETLFTEKGAIRPEVTSFMPKGDLRLGANPNANGGTIRRNLVLPDAKKYEIPVAEKGHGFGATEATRVLGEYTAELINSNRSEFRIFGPDETASNRLQPSFQVTDKQWFGGFNDDFENDEHISPVGNVIEQLSEHQCEGLLEGYTLTGRHGIWSSYESFVHIIDSMINQHAKWLEATVRHIPWRKPISALNLVLSSHVWRQDHNGFSHQDPGFVDIMLNKSFNNDHITNIYFPADANLLLAVGEKCYTSTNCINAIFAGKQPAPTWVTLDEAREELSVGAKEWKWASNAEAGEEDIVLASCGDVPTQELLAALDMLGKLGIKARFVNVVDLLKIQNASENNEALSDEEFTKLFSADKPVLFAFHAYAGSVRRLIWNRPNHDNFNVHGYEEQGSTTTPYDMLRLNNMDRWALAADALRMIDAQKWADQIDEWEKFRTEAFEFAVEKGYDHPAFTDWSWPDASDADQSISATQATAGDNE from the coding sequence ATGGCTCAGCCCGTGTACGGTACACCTTGGCAGACCCTGAATCAGCCTGTATCTGAGGAAGAACTTGCCGGCGTCGATAGGTATTGGCGCGCAGCTAATTACCTGTCTGTTGGTCAGATTTATCTTCGCAGTAACCCTCTTATGAAGGATGGTTTTTCTCGCGAGGATGTTAAGCACCGTCTGGTTGGCCACTGGGGAACCACCCCAGGTCTAAACTTCCTGTTCGGCCACGTCAACCGTTTCATTCGCGACCATAACCAGAACACCATCTTCCTCATGGGTCCTGGTCACGGTGGACCTGCAGGTACTGCACAGTCCCTGCTTGACGGAACTTATCGTGAGACCTACCCATTTATCACTGACGATGAAGAGGGTCTCCAGAAGTTCTTCCGCCGCTTCTCTTATCCTGGCGGAATTCCTTCCCACTATGCACCTGAGACCCCAGGTTCCATCCACGAGGGCGGCGAGCTGGGTTACACCTTGTCTCACGCATACGGCGCTGTCTTGGACAATCCATCCCTGCTTGCAGTTGCTGTTGTCGGCGACGGTGAGGCAGAGACCGGTCCACTTGCAACTTCTTGGCAGACCAACAAGTTCATGGACCCACTGACCGATGGTATTGTTCTTCCAATCCTGCACCTCAACGGCTACAAAATTGCCAACCCAACCATTCTTGCTCGTATTTCCGATGGTGAACGCGACGAGTTCTTCCGCGGCATGGGCTATCACCCATATAATTTTGTTGCTGGCTTTGACGACGAGGATCACGCATCCATCCACCGTCGTTTTGCAGCTCTGCTTGAGGCTGTCTTCAATGAGATCTGCGCTATCAAGACTCGCGCAGCCGCAGGTGACGCATCGCGTCCTTACTACCCAATGATCATCTTCCGCACCCCTAAGGGTTGGACTTGCCCTCCTTATATTGATGGCAAGAAGACCGAGGGCTCTTGGCGCGCACACCAGGTTCCACTGGCATCAGCTCGCGACACTGAGGCTCACTTCCAGGTTCTTCGTGATTGGATGAGCTCCTACAATCCAGAGACCCTCTTCACCGAGAAGGGCGCAATCCGTCCAGAGGTTACTTCCTTCATGCCTAAGGGTGACCTCCGTCTTGGCGCTAACCCTAACGCAAATGGTGGTACAATCCGTCGCAACCTCGTTCTTCCTGATGCAAAGAAGTACGAGATTCCAGTTGCCGAGAAGGGCCACGGCTTTGGTGCTACTGAGGCAACGCGCGTTCTTGGCGAGTACACCGCTGAGCTTATTAACAGCAACCGTTCTGAGTTCCGTATCTTCGGACCTGATGAGACCGCTTCTAACCGTCTGCAGCCTTCCTTCCAGGTAACCGACAAGCAGTGGTTTGGTGGCTTTAACGACGACTTTGAGAACGACGAGCATATTTCCCCAGTTGGTAACGTTATTGAGCAGCTTTCCGAGCACCAGTGCGAGGGTCTGCTTGAGGGCTACACCCTAACTGGCCGCCACGGCATTTGGTCTAGCTACGAGTCATTTGTCCACATCATTGACTCAATGATCAACCAGCACGCTAAGTGGCTTGAGGCTACCGTCCGCCACATTCCATGGCGCAAACCTATTTCTGCTCTTAACCTGGTTCTTTCCAGCCACGTTTGGCGTCAGGACCACAACGGATTCTCTCACCAGGATCCTGGTTTTGTTGACATCATGCTTAACAAGAGCTTCAACAACGACCACATCACCAACATCTACTTCCCAGCAGACGCTAACCTTCTGCTTGCAGTTGGCGAGAAGTGCTATACCTCCACAAACTGCATCAACGCTATCTTTGCTGGTAAGCAGCCTGCTCCAACGTGGGTAACCCTCGACGAGGCTCGCGAGGAGCTTTCAGTTGGCGCTAAGGAGTGGAAGTGGGCTTCCAACGCTGAGGCTGGCGAGGAGGACATTGTCCTTGCATCCTGCGGCGACGTTCCTACTCAGGAGCTCCTTGCTGCTCTGGACATGCTTGGTAAGCTGGGCATCAAGGCTCGCTTCGTTAACGTTGTTGACCTGCTCAAGATTCAGAACGCTTCCGAGAACAACGAGGCTCTTTCTGACGAGGAGTTCACAAAGCTCTTCTCCGCAGACAAGCCAGTTCTCTTCGCATTCCACGCTTACGCTGGTTCTGTCCGTCGCCTGATTTGGAACCGTCCAAACCACGACAACTTCAACGTTCACGGCTACGAGGAGCAGGGTTCCACCACAACTCCTTACGACATGCTACGCTTGAACAACATGGACCGCTGGGCACTTGCTGCTGACGCTCTCCGCATGATTGACGCTCAGAAGTGGGCAGATCAGATTGACGAGTGGGAGAAGTTCCGCACCGAAGCCTTTGAGTTTGCTGTCGAGAAGGGCTATGATCACCCAGCATTTACTGATTGGTCTTGGCCAGACGCTTCCGATGCTGATCAGAGCATCTCTGCAACTCAGGCAACCGCAGGCGACAACGAGTAA
- a CDS encoding LacI family DNA-binding transcriptional regulator, whose protein sequence is MAEKVTLKTIARKVGLSPATVSLVLNGRPVRVSDENRRRILDVARREHYIPNQIARSLVTQHTQTLGLIVPNIESRFFSSFAKMLEMKCRRRGYALFITNSDNNTSNDADLVRLLVNRGADGIFIITSDEVEASKQLIADLEQLPVPYVMVDRTIDALDCDKVTFNNELGGYLATKYLLDHGHRRIACMVNTASNTGCARLNGYVRALGEKGLKFDQSLVLTSDYYIPDAYLAAQQLIRIDATAVIATSDNIALGLLRYLYERGLHVPHDYSVVGYDNSISDALFEPALTSIEQNVDELSDAALSIMFRRLNEHGADVGVDTSDSVGADAGAGLSFARGDAAGQESADEPADNGDSIQIILEPRMIEKNSVRVLDC, encoded by the coding sequence GTGGCAGAAAAAGTCACTCTAAAAACGATTGCGCGCAAGGTGGGGCTATCACCCGCTACGGTTTCGCTGGTGCTGAATGGCCGACCGGTGCGTGTGAGCGACGAGAACCGCCGTCGTATCCTTGATGTTGCCCGTCGTGAGCATTACATTCCCAACCAGATTGCAAGAAGCCTGGTCACGCAGCATACGCAGACGTTGGGACTGATTGTACCGAATATCGAGAGCCGGTTTTTCTCGTCGTTTGCAAAGATGCTGGAGATGAAATGCCGTCGTCGTGGGTACGCGCTGTTTATCACCAACTCAGATAACAACACGTCAAACGATGCAGATCTTGTGCGACTGCTGGTTAATCGCGGCGCCGATGGCATCTTTATTATCACGTCCGATGAGGTTGAAGCCTCGAAACAGCTCATTGCTGACCTAGAGCAGCTGCCTGTGCCGTACGTTATGGTAGACCGAACTATTGACGCGCTCGACTGCGATAAAGTTACATTTAACAATGAGCTTGGCGGCTATCTTGCCACAAAATACTTGCTAGACCACGGTCATCGCCGAATTGCATGCATGGTTAATACCGCATCTAATACCGGGTGTGCGCGCCTTAACGGCTATGTTCGTGCACTTGGCGAGAAGGGCCTGAAGTTTGATCAGTCACTTGTGTTGACCAGTGATTATTACATTCCTGATGCATATCTTGCGGCTCAGCAGTTGATTCGCATAGATGCTACTGCTGTTATTGCGACGTCAGACAACATTGCTTTGGGTTTGTTGCGCTATCTGTACGAGCGCGGATTGCATGTTCCTCATGATTATTCTGTTGTTGGATACGATAACAGCATTTCAGACGCATTGTTTGAACCGGCGTTGACTTCGATTGAGCAAAATGTTGATGAGCTTTCTGACGCTGCACTTTCGATTATGTTCCGTCGTTTGAATGAGCATGGAGCGGATGTTGGTGTAGATACAAGTGATAGCGTTGGCGCAGATGCTGGTGCAGGTCTTAGTTTTGCAAGGGGTGACGCAGCAGGTCAGGAAAGTGCGGATGAACCGGCGGATAACGGGGATTCAATTCAGATAATTCTTGAGCCACGTATGATTGAGAAGAATAGCGTACGTGTTTTGGACTGCTAG
- a CDS encoding PFL family protein, which translates to MNITPQEIAETLAMVSEQNLDLRTITMGISLNSCADEDLDRMCQKVYDRITRQAEHLVSVAEDLEREYGIPIANKRVSVTPIAQIAACTSAQDLTPLAHALDRAAKTLGIDFLGGFSALVHKGLGDADRRLIASIPEALATTSRVCSSVNVASTRAGINMDAVLLMAGTVLEAARRTTNIQCYGAAKLVVFANMVEDSPFMAGAVHGGGEADAVINVGVSGPGVMAAALAELPNSANLMDVAEKIKQTAFKITRAGELMSREASRRLGVEKGIVDLSLAPTPAAGDSVAKILELIGVGECGGPGTTCALALLNDAVKKGGVMASSSVGGLSGAFIPVSEDAGMIRAAQDGALSLEKLEAMTSVCSVGLDMIAIPGDSSVETIAGIIADEMAIGVINTKTTAVRVIPAIGYNEGDVLEFGGLFGSAPVMPVNQFAGTVLAHRGGRFPAPLNSLKN; encoded by the coding sequence ATGAACATCACTCCACAGGAAATCGCCGAAACCCTCGCCATGGTCAGCGAACAAAACCTTGACCTGCGTACCATTACCATGGGCATCTCGCTCAATAGCTGCGCAGACGAAGATCTAGACCGCATGTGCCAGAAGGTTTATGACCGTATCACGCGCCAGGCCGAACACCTAGTGTCCGTAGCTGAAGACCTAGAGCGCGAGTACGGCATCCCTATTGCTAACAAGCGCGTCTCTGTCACACCAATCGCACAGATTGCGGCATGTACCTCGGCACAGGACCTGACCCCGTTGGCCCACGCGCTTGATCGTGCGGCTAAGACGCTAGGTATCGACTTCCTGGGTGGCTTCTCGGCACTGGTCCACAAGGGTCTTGGCGACGCCGACCGCCGACTTATCGCATCCATCCCTGAGGCGCTGGCCACCACGTCGCGTGTCTGTTCTTCGGTAAACGTCGCGTCTACGCGCGCAGGCATCAACATGGACGCTGTCTTGCTCATGGCAGGAACTGTGCTCGAGGCCGCGCGTCGCACCACCAACATCCAGTGCTACGGTGCCGCTAAGCTGGTTGTTTTTGCCAACATGGTGGAGGATTCCCCCTTCATGGCCGGCGCGGTTCACGGCGGAGGCGAGGCAGATGCTGTCATTAACGTGGGCGTCTCCGGCCCTGGTGTTATGGCTGCAGCCCTCGCCGAACTCCCCAACTCCGCAAACCTCATGGACGTTGCCGAAAAAATCAAGCAGACAGCATTCAAGATTACCCGCGCGGGCGAGCTGATGAGCCGCGAGGCTTCAAGGCGCCTAGGTGTCGAGAAGGGCATCGTAGACCTAAGCCTTGCGCCTACCCCAGCAGCTGGCGATTCCGTCGCTAAAATTCTGGAACTCATCGGCGTTGGCGAATGTGGCGGTCCCGGAACCACCTGCGCACTTGCCCTGCTCAATGACGCTGTCAAGAAGGGTGGTGTCATGGCATCGTCAAGCGTCGGCGGCCTGTCCGGCGCATTTATTCCAGTCTCCGAGGATGCAGGTATGATTCGCGCAGCTCAGGACGGCGCACTTTCTCTCGAGAAACTCGAAGCGATGACCTCGGTATGCTCCGTTGGTCTGGACATGATTGCTATTCCTGGTGATTCATCTGTGGAGACCATCGCGGGCATCATCGCAGATGAGATGGCTATCGGCGTCATCAACACAAAGACCACCGCAGTCCGTGTTATCCCAGCTATCGGCTATAACGAAGGTGATGTCTTAGAGTTCGGCGGTCTCTTTGGCTCTGCTCCGGTCATGCCAGTCAATCAGTTTGCAGGTACAGTGCTTGCTCATCGAGGCGGTCGCTTCCCTGCTCCGCTTAATTCACTTAAGAACTAA
- a CDS encoding excisionase family DNA-binding protein — translation MSKEIMSAQEMASQIDISLPKAYELVKMDGFPSIRIGTRILIPVEAFCEWLVITSNKKQ, via the coding sequence ATGAGCAAGGAGATTATGAGTGCGCAGGAGATGGCATCCCAGATAGACATCTCCCTGCCGAAAGCCTACGAGCTGGTCAAGATGGACGGATTTCCCTCCATACGGATCGGGACGCGAATCCTGATTCCTGTGGAGGCGTTCTGCGAGTGGCTGGTCATCACGTCGAACAAGAAGCAATGA